GTGACCAGAACCACCGCCCCGATGGTGGGGCCTGTGGTGTTGCCCACGCTCTTCAGCAGCAGCCGTTTGCGGTCCCGGTCGATGTCGGCGGCGAAGGGCGGCACGGAGGATGCCGGGGCTGCGGACGTCATCTGTCCCAAACCTCCGGCAAAGCCGTCATGATGTTGCGCGAAGGACATCGCTTTCATCCCTGATGCTGTTTTTAATTGACGTAAACGTCAATCAATTTCCCCATACAGGACTCACCGCGCGCAGGGCAAGCCGTCCGAAAGACGTATGATTAAGTGTATGAGCGGGCCGGGGCTCATCGCTGCGGCGCAGCAATGAAAAATCAAATCCGACGGAGGTACAGGTTACATTTTAAGGAGAGTCTCGTTATTTTATCCCTGTAATTATAAAAAGCAGGCTCTGCCCTGCCTGAGGGGACAAAAAGAACAACCGTCGCTAGCGGGAGGAAATCACATGCGCGCCCTTGCCGGGGGTGAAGACACCCTGACCTCGGTCCTGTCCGCGTTACCGCCCATCACCGGGGCGGTGCGGCTCTTGGATATTCTGGAGGGAACGCCGATCCCGACGTTCGTGATCGACTGCAACCACCGGGTTACCCATTGGAACCGGGCATGCGAGGCGATCATCGGCATCAGCGCCGCCGAGATGGTCGGCACCAACCGCCAATGGCAGGCATTCTACCCCGAACCCCGGCCGGTGATGGCCGACCTGATCGTGGACGGCATCACCGACGAGATGGTGGCCCGGCTCTACACCGGCCGCTGGCGGCAATCGCCCCTCATTCCCGGGGGATACGAGGCGGAGGGGTATTTCGAGCATTTTCCCGGCGGTGCCCGCTGGCTGTCGTTCACCGCCGCCCCGCTGTTCGACGCCGACGGCGCGCTGATCGGCGCCATCGAGACGCTTCAGGACATTTCCGCCAGCAAGGAAGCGGAACTGCGCCAGCGCGAGCACGCCGCCGAACGCACCCTGGCCCAGATCGTGGAGAACAGCCCCGTCCCCACCTTCGTCATCGACGCCGACCACCGCATCATCCATTGGAACCACGCGTGCGAACGGGTGACCGGGCACGCGGCGGAAACGCTGGTGGGCACGCGGCGGGCGTGGCGGGGGTTCTACGACCACGAACGCCCGGTGCTGGCCGATCTGGTGCTGGACGGGGCGGGGGAGGGGGAGATCGCCCGCCATTACCCCCGCACCTTCCACCGCTCGGCGGTGATCGACGGGGGGTACGAGGCGGAGGACTTCTTCCCCCTGTGCCCCGGCGGCGGGCGCTGGCTGTCGTTCACCGCCGCCCCCCTGCGCGACACCGAAGGCACCGTGATCGGCGCCATCGAGACCATGCAGGACATCACCGAACGCCGCCGGGCGGAAGAGGCGATGCGGCTGTACAAGCGGGCGGTGGAATCCACCAACAACGGCATCATCATCACCGACGCCAACGCCGCCGACCACCCGGTGGTCTACGCCAACCCGGCGTTCGAGCGCATGACCGGGTATCCGGCGCTGGAAACGCTGGGCCGCAACCCACGCTTCCTGCTGGGCGGCGACCGCGAACAGATGGAGCTTGAGGGGGTCAAGGCGGCCCTGCGCCAGCGCCGTGCCGGCAGCGGCATCCTGCGCAACTACCGCAAGGACGGCACGCTGTTCTGGAACGAACTCTACCTTTCCCCCGTCCGCGGCGAACAGGGGGAGGTCACCCACTTCGTCAGCGTGATGACCGACATCACCGACCGCAAGCGGTACGAGGAGGAACTGGAGCACCAGGCCAACCACGACGCCCTGACCGGGCTGGCCAACCGCAACCTGCTGACCGACCGGCTGAACCACGCGCTGGCCTGCGCCCAGCGTTACAGCGGGTCGCTGGCGGTGCTGTTCATCGACCTGGACAACTTCAAGACCATCAACGACACGCTGGGCCACGCGGCGGGAGACCAGCTTGTCCAGCACGCGGCCCAGCGGCTGGTCCATTGCCTGCGCGACGTGGACACGGTGGCGCGGCTGGGCGGCGACGAATTCGTCGCCGTGATCCACGACCCGGTGGAAGAGGGCGACGTGATCCAGGTCATGCGCCGCATCAACGAAACCATGGCCCGCCCGTTCCGGCTGGACGCGGCGGAACTGCACGTCACCTGCTCCATCGGTGCCGCCCTCTACCCCCGCGACGGGGCGGACGCCGGCACGCTGCTCCAGCACGCCGACGCTGCCATGTACCGCGCCAAGGAACTGGGCCGCGGCACCTTCCAGTTCTTCACGCGCGAGATCAACGAGCGGGTCAGCGAACGGCTGGCCATCGAACGCGAACTCTACGGGGCCATCGCCCGCAACGAAATGGCGGTGCATTACCAGCCGCAGCTGTGCGTGAAGACCGGCGCCATCGTCGGCGCGGAGGCCCTGCTGCGCTGGACCAACCCGCGGCTCGGCTCCATCTCGCCGGCCAAGTTCATTCCGGTGGCCGAGGACAGCGGCCTCATCCTCACCATCGGGCGCTGGGTGCTGGAAACCGCGTGCCGCGACGGGCGGCGGTGGAGTGCCGCCGGGTGGCGCGATGCCCGGCTGTCGGTCAACCTGTCGGCCCGCCAGTTCCGCCAGAGCGACCTGTACCAGAGCATCGACACCCTGATCCGCTCGGCCGGCGCGGCGGGGGAGGAGAGCGGGGTCGGTGCGCTGATCCTGGAGCTGGAACTGACCGAAAGCATGGTGATGCAGAACCCCGAATCCGCCGTCGCCACCATGCAGGCCCTGAAGGGCATCGGGCTGCGGCTGGCGCTGGACGATTTCGGCACCGGCTATTCCAGCCTCAGCCACCTGCGCCACTTCCCGCTGGACATCCTGAAGGTGGACCAGTCCTTCGTCCGCGACATCACCGCGCACGCCGATGGCGAGGCGCTGGCCGCCGCCGTCATCTCCATCGGCCACGCCCTGGGCAAGAAGGTGGTGGCCGAGGGGGTGGAGACGCCGGAACAGCTCGATTTCCTGCGCACCCATGGCTGTGACGAATACCAGGGGTGGCTGTTCAGCCCGGCGGTGACGTCGGACCGATTCCTTGAACTGCTGCGGCAGAAGGGACAACTTACGGCAGATGGCCCGGAGCCGGGCTGACAGAAAGATGTGTGACAGAATGACGGACGGTGCCCATCGGCCTTGAAACGGCTTTACCGCTGCGGGTTAATACGCGGTCGGCGTGGCCATCTTTGTGGGTATGAGAAAAGGCCGATACCGGGAGAGCATCGTTTGAGCACGTCCGTTCCGTCACCGCCCGCTGCCGGGGCGCGCTCACCGGATGAGGCGCGTTTCTACCGGCTGCAGTTCCTGGGCTTCGTGCTGCTGGTATCGCTGCTGGTGCTGGCGCTGGGTTCCTATTTCATCACCCAGCACATCCGCGATTTCGAACGCGACCAGCAGGCATCCGACGCCCGGTTCCAGGCCGAGCAGGAGCGTATCCTGAAGCGGGAGGTGGACAACGCCGCCGATTACCTGCGTTTCGTCCGTTCCCGCACCGACGAGGTGCTGCGCCAGCAACTGCGCGATCAGGTGGACATGGCGTTCCAGGTGGTGGAATCCATCTACCGCCGTGACCGCGAGCATCATACCACCCAGCAGGTCAAGCACGCGATCATCGAGACGCTGCGCGACATCCGGTTCTTCGACGGGCGGGGCTATTTCTTCGTGGACGGGCTGGACGGCACCTGTTTGCTGCTGCCGACCGACCCGGAACGGGAAGGCTCGTCGCTGATGGACAACCGCGACGACCAGGGCACCTACATCATGCGGTCCCTGATCCAGTCGGTGGAGGCGCCGGAGAAGGAGGGGTACAGCCGTTACCGCTGGTATTCCCCCCTGGACCACAGCCGCATGGCGGAAAAGGTGGCTTTTGCCCGGTTGTTCGAGCCTTATGGCTGGATCATCGGCACCGGCGAATACACGGTGGTGATCGAACAGGCGCTGCAGCGTGAAGCCCTGGACCGGATGCGTGCCGTGCGGTTCGGGGAAAACGGCTATCTGGCCGTGCTGGGCAGCGACGGGCGGGTTCTGGTCTCGCCCACCGCCCCGGCGTCGGAGGGGCGCTCCCTGACTGAGATCGGGTCGGCCCCCGAACGCGCGGTGGTGCAGTCCATCATCAAGACCGCCGGGGCCGGCGGCGGGCTGATCCGCTATGACTGGCCCAAGCCGGGCAACACCCTTGCCACGCCCAAGCTGTCCTATGTCTCTCCCCCCAACGAATGGGGCTGGATCGTGGTCGCCGGCATCTACCTGGACGAAATGGCCGAGGGCATGGCCAAGCGGCAGGCGGAACTGCAGGCCAGCGTGCGCACCCGCATCATCACCACCGTGACCATCCTGGTGGCGGCGCTGGGGGCCGCCAGCCTGCTGTCGTGGCTGCTGATCCGGGGAATGCGGCGGATCGTCGGCGGCTACCGCACCGATGTCAGCCGCCGCGACCTGATGCTGCGCGAACGGGGGCGGGAGCTGTATCTGGCCAATTTCTTCGTGGATCACGTTTCGGAGCTGGTGATCCTGGCCGACGCCGAACGCCGCATCACCTATGTCAACCCGTTCGGGTGCGAGGTGCTGGGGGCACCGGTGGACACGCTGGTGGGGCAGCCGGCGGCGCTGCTCGATCCCTTCCGTCCCGATATGGACGCCGAGGCCGATGCCCGGTTCGAAACGCCGTTCACCACCGCCGGTGGCCGCACCTTGACGCTGGAGGTCACTGCCAGCGCCGTGCAGTACGAGGGCCAGCAATATTATTGCGCCATCGCCCGCGACGTGACGGCCCGGCGGCAGGTGGAATGGCAGCTCAGCCTGTCGGCAAAGGTGTTCGACAACGCGTCGGAAGGGATGATCATCACCGACGCCCAGAACCGCATCGTCGCGGTCAACGACGCCTTTTCCGACATCACCGGCTACACCCGCACCGACGTCCTGGGCAAGGATCCGCGCATCCTGGCCTCCGGCCGCCATGGGGCGGAGTTCTACGGCGCCCTGTGGGCCGATCTGAAAGCCGCCGGCCATTGGACCGGGGAAATCTGGAACAAGCGCAAGAACGGGGAGCTGTTCCCCGAGTGGCTCAGCATCCAGCTTGTCCGCAACGGGCAGGGAGAGGTGGTGAACCACATCGCCGCCTTCACCGACATCTCCGAAACCCGCGAGCAGCAGGAGCGCATCCGTCATCTGGCCCAGTACGATTTCCTGACCGATCTGCCCAACCGTTTCCTGCTGCGCGACCGGCTGGAGCGGGCGATCCTGTCCGCCCAGCGGTCGGGGCGCAAGGTGGCGGTGATGTTCCTGGATCTGGACCGGTTCAAGACCATCAACGATTCCCTGGGTCACGTGGTGGGCGATTCGCTGCTGCAGGCGGTGGCCCAGCGGCTGACCGCCAGCGTGCGGGCCAGCGATACCGTCAGCCGCCAGGGCGGTGACGAATTCGTGGTCCTGGTCACCGACATGGAGCGGGCGGAAGCGGCGGCGGGCGTGGCGGCCAACCTGCTGTCGTCCCTGTCCACCCCGTACCATCTGGACGGGCATGAGCTGCTGATCACCCCGTCCATCGGCATCGCCGTCTATCCCGACGATGGCACCGGCATCGACGCGCTGCTGAAGAACGCCGACATGGCCATGTACGCCGCCAAGGAGGGGGGCCGGGCCACATATCGTTTCTTCACGCCCGAACTGAACCAGCGGGCCACCGAACGGCTGTGGGTGGAAAACAACCTGCGCCGCGCCATCGAACGGGGGGAAATGGAGCTGCATTTCCAGCCGCAGCTCTCCATGGACGGCACCCGTCTGCTGGGGTGCGAGGCGCTGGTCCGGTGGCGCCAGCCCGATGGACGGCTGATTCCGCCGGGGCAGTTCATCCCGGTGGCGGAGGAAACCGGCCTGATCGTGGCGTTGGGCGATTGGGTGCTGGAAGAGGCGTGCCGGGCGGCGGCGTCCCTGCGCCAGCGGCTGGGGCCGCTGATCATGGCGGTCAACCTGTCGGCGGTGCAGCTTCACCGCGCCGACATCGGGCGGCGGGTGGAGGAGCTTCTGAAACGCTACGGCCTGCCCCCCGGTGCGCTGGAGTTGGAGGTGACGGAAAGCGTGCTGATGGACGACGCGGACGAGGTGGTGCGGGCCCTGGAACGGTTCCGCGCTATCGGCGTGCCGCTGGCCATCGACGATTTCGGCACCGGCTATTCCTCGCTCAGCTACCTGAAGCGGTTCCATGCCGACAAGCTGAAGATCGACCGCAGTTTCGTGCAGGGGCTGGGCTGCGGCGGGGACAGCGCCGCCATCGCCGAAGCGATCGTCGCCATGGCCCACAGCCTGGGTATGGACACCCTGGCCGAGGGGGTGGAGACCGAGGAGCAGCGCGCGCACCTGCATCGTCTGGGATGCGGGCAGGTGCAGGGGTTCCTTTTCGGGCGGCCCATGCCCTATGACGCCTTCGTCACTGCCATGGCGGGACGGCCGGTGGGCATGGCGGCGTGATGGATCTTAGAGCAGGTGCAGGGCCTTGAAGCTGGCGTGCTTGCCCTTGCCGATCACGATGTGGTCGTGGATGACGATGCCCAGCGCCTCTGCCGCGCGGTTGATCTCCCGCGTCATCTCGATGTCGGCCCGGCTGGGGGTGGGGTCGCCGGAGGGGTGGTTGTGCACCAGGATCAGGGACGAGGCGCCGAGGTCCAACGCCCGCCGCACCACCTCCCGCGGGTAGACGGGGGTATGGTCCACGGTGCCGCGCTGCTGCACCTCGTCGGCGATCAGCACGTTTTTGCGGTCGAGGAACAGCAGGCGGAACTGTTCCGTCGCCTCGTGCGCCATGGCGGCGGTGCAATAATCCAGAACCGCCTGCCACGAGGCCAGGACGGGGCGGTTCATCACCTCCTGCCGCATGGCGCGCAGGGCGGCGGCACCCACGGCGCGCACCACCGCGATGCCGCGGTCGGTGGTCAGGCCCACCCCCCCGGCGGCAAACCCGCGCAGCTTTTCCGGCGGCGCCATCAGCACCGCCCACAGGCTGCCGAATTCCTTCAGCAGCGCCTTGGCCAGCGGTTTCACGTCGCGGCGCGGGCTGACCGGGAACAGGATCATTTCCAGCAGTTCGTAATCCTGCAAGGCGTCCGGCCCGGCGGCCAGGAACCGGGTGCGCAGCCGGTCCCGGTGATCCACATAATGGGGCGGTGCTTCCGCTTCCGCCGTGATGGCCGTCCCGCCGGCATCGCTCAGGCCGGGCAGGGTGGCATCCTCCTCCCCGGCGGCAGGGGTGGAGCGGGCGGAGCGCGAAGCCATGGAACGGCAATCCTCATACATACGGATGAAATGCCATCCTAGACGATCCCGCCGGCGGTGTCAGCCCGCAACGGTTGCCGGCACGCCCCGGTCATCCACCGGAAGCGGGTGGAGGAGGCGGCTTCCGCCCGTCAGTTCCGGGCCACCATGGCGCGGCGGGGAACGGCCGGGGCGGGTTTTTCCTCGCCGGTGCGGCGGCGGAAGGCCGATGCCTGGGTCACCGGATTGACCGTTAGCGCCGCGAGCGCGCTGGGGCGGATATCCACGATTTCGAAGCCGGCCTTGCGGGGGAAACGGGCGGCGATCCGTTCCCGCGCCTCCCGCTCGTTGTCGCTGACCAGCAGGTAGCGGCGGACGCCGGCCCACGTGCGGTGGGGCAGGCGTTCCTCCTGCGCCTGGGGCAGATGGCGGACCGCCACCTCCCAGAACCGGCCGGGGCGGGGCTCCAGCCGGTCGAAGACATAGAAACGGTTGGACGGCAGCCCGCGGCAGGCTTCCAGCCGGGCGAGCGTCTGGGTCATCTCCTGCTCCGCCTTGGCGGTGCGTTCCTGGGCGTCGGCGTGCTCCTTGGCGGCCTGCTGGCACAGGCGGACGGCGGTTTCCAGATCCCCGGCCATGGAATCCAGCTTTTCCCGCGCCTTGCGGGTGGTGCCGCTGGTGGTGGAATGGCGTGAACGCCAGTAACGGTTGGAAACCACCGTCAGAATCATCAGGCCGAAGGCCAGGTACAGCATCATCCCGGTCATCGCGCGCCCCTCCCGTCGCCGGGGGCGGCAGGGCCGTCGGGGGCCATGGACAGCGGCACCACCGGGGCCGGCTGCACGCCCGAGCGGGCGGGGAAGGTGGCGGTGAGCAGGGCGCCGGCCTGATCGGCGGTGGCCGCCCACACATGCGCCACGTTGCGGTATTCCCAAATCTGGCGGGAAAAGATGATGTCCTGCCGTTCGGTCTTGGCGAAAGCGGGCGTGACCGTCAGTTGCGACCAGAAGCCGGTCGGGCCGTCGCCCACCTCGTGCACCAGTTCGTTCTGGCTGGTCTCCAGCGCGCGGATCTCGGTCAGCGCCTTGTGACGGCGTCCGGTGAATTCGGTGTGCTGCGCTTCCAGCGTCACCAGGGCGGCGCGAAGCTGGGCGGTCTTGGCCGTCCACTCCTTCACCGCCAGAACGCGCTTGTCGATCTGGCGCTCCAGCATCAGAAGGCGGGCCTGCTCCGCGCTGACCCGCCCGACGTCGATGACAAGGGAAAGACCCAGGGCCGCCGCACTGGCGACCAGAAGAACCATGCCTAAGAATTCCGCGGTAATGACCATGCCCGGTATTACCCCCTGTTTCTTTATACCCTTTTGCGTGATGTGGTCTTTTGCTTTCCTCACGCGATCCCACACGCCGATGATGGGCAGCCCATCTGACCTGATTCCGCGTCAGACTGCCACGTTCTTTTCTGTCGTGCGCCGGGATACAATCCTTCCCATGCATGGTTAAGAGGCGATAACCAAGGTGAAGTTCTTGAAATATAACGTTCTTTTACGCATGCGCATGTGTTGCGGCAAATAACCGCACAATGGCTAAACAAATTGTTTTCAAAGGCTTACGGATCGTCATCCGGGCTGGGCCGGGCAGACTCCGAAGCGCCGGAACCGGCGGTGGGGCGGGTCTTCGTCCGGCGTGACGGGACGGGGGATTTCCATTACCTTTCCCGGCAGAGACAGAGGTTGGGGGGATGAGCGGCGGACGGAGCGAACGGGAAGTGCGTGCGATCCGCGACGCGCTGGTCCAGCATCAGAACTGGCTGAAGGGGCACGAGCCGTCCACCGGGGCGCAGCGGGCCGACCTGAGTTTTTTCGACCTGTCCAATCTGGGGTTGAACCGTATCGCGCTGGCCGGGGCCCGGCTGGTGGGGGCCAGCCTGGCCGGGGCGCGGCTGGCCGGGGCCGACCTGCGCCAGGCCGACCTTTATTGCGCCGACGTTTCCAAGGCCGACCTGACCGGGGTGCGGATGTCCGCCTGCGACCTGCGGGGCCTGCGGGCCGACGGGGTGCGCATGGCGGGGGCGGACCTGCGCGGGTGCGACATGCGCCGCGGGGCGATGGTGGCGGGGGACCGCCGGCCCGCCGGCAACCAGGACGGGGCCACCACCTTCGTCAACGCCCAGCTTTCCAACGCGCTGATGGCTCAATGCCGGGCGGGGCAGGTGGATTTTTCCGGCAGCAACCTGGCCGGGGCCGACCTGACGGGGGCGGATCTGACGGGGGCGGTGCTGATCGCCGCCAACCTGACCGAAGCCAAGGTGCACAAGACCACGCTGGACGGCGCCCTGCTGCTGGGGGCGCAGCTCGATCACGACCTGCGCCGCCATCTGGAGCGGCTGGGGGTGGATGTGGACGGCACCGGCCTGCACCCCTTCGCCGAGCGCATGGCCGACGCCATCGCCGCGCACCAGCTCTGGGTCGATCACAACGCCCGGCTGGGCCAGCGGCTGACCATGCAGCGGGCCGACCTGCGCGGGTACAATTTTGCCAACAAGCTGCTGCCGGGCTGTGTCCTGCGCTACAGCGGCTTACGGGGGGCGGATTTCTCCGGCGCGCGGCTGGCGATGGCCGACCTGTCCTATTGCGACCTGCGGGAGGCGGACTTCACCAGCGCCGATTTGTCGGGCGCGAACCTCAGCGGCTCCAACCTGGCCGGCGCCAAGCTGTGGCGGGCGCGGTTCGCCCCGGTGGACCTGAGCGGCAACGGCACGCGCCTGTGGCCGTCGAACCTGGAGGGGGCATCGCTGGTCGGGGCCGACCTGCGCCATGTCTCCCTGGCCAAGGCCCGCCTGAGCGGCGCCAATCTGGCGCAGATCCGGGTGAACGCCAGCACGCTGCTCGGCCCCGACGCCCCCCCGTCCCCCGGCCGCGTCATCCTGTCGAACTGACGGAACGGGGCTTCTTCCGCCCCGGCAGGGTTTACGGCTCCGCCACGTTCTCCGCGAACTCCGCCGACAACGCCGGGAACCGCTTGGCCAGCGCCTCCAGTGCGGCGGCCAGCCGGGCGGGCAGGGCGGTGCGCAGGGAGGCGGCCACGTCGGGGTGCCCGTCCTGCAGCGCGTGCTCGATCCCTTCCGCCAGCGCCCGCAGGGATTCCAGCCCCAGCGTGGCCGAGGTGGATTTCAGGTCGTGGGCGGCGCAACGGGCGGCGAGGCCGTCGTCCTGCATGGCGGCGGCGTATTTGGCGCGGGCGTCCTGGATGAAGGCGGTGACCAGTTGGCCCAGATCCTCCTCCCCCAGCACGGCGGCCAGAGCGGCCAGCGGGTCGGGGTTGAGGACGGCCAGCCCGCGGCCCGGCGTTTCCGCCCCCCCGCCGTCATCGGCCAGCGGGGTGCCGCAATGGCGCAGCAGGGCGGCCTGCAATGCCTCGGGCACGATGGGTTTGCTGACGTAATCGGACATGCCGGCGGCGCGGCAGCGCTCGGCGTCGCCCGGCACCCCGT
This DNA window, taken from Azospirillum fermentarium, encodes the following:
- a CDS encoding pentapeptide repeat-containing protein, with protein sequence MSGGRSEREVRAIRDALVQHQNWLKGHEPSTGAQRADLSFFDLSNLGLNRIALAGARLVGASLAGARLAGADLRQADLYCADVSKADLTGVRMSACDLRGLRADGVRMAGADLRGCDMRRGAMVAGDRRPAGNQDGATTFVNAQLSNALMAQCRAGQVDFSGSNLAGADLTGADLTGAVLIAANLTEAKVHKTTLDGALLLGAQLDHDLRRHLERLGVDVDGTGLHPFAERMADAIAAHQLWVDHNARLGQRLTMQRADLRGYNFANKLLPGCVLRYSGLRGADFSGARLAMADLSYCDLREADFTSADLSGANLSGSNLAGAKLWRARFAPVDLSGNGTRLWPSNLEGASLVGADLRHVSLAKARLSGANLAQIRVNASTLLGPDAPPSPGRVILSN
- a CDS encoding bifunctional diguanylate cyclase/phosphodiesterase, which encodes MSTSVPSPPAAGARSPDEARFYRLQFLGFVLLVSLLVLALGSYFITQHIRDFERDQQASDARFQAEQERILKREVDNAADYLRFVRSRTDEVLRQQLRDQVDMAFQVVESIYRRDREHHTTQQVKHAIIETLRDIRFFDGRGYFFVDGLDGTCLLLPTDPEREGSSLMDNRDDQGTYIMRSLIQSVEAPEKEGYSRYRWYSPLDHSRMAEKVAFARLFEPYGWIIGTGEYTVVIEQALQREALDRMRAVRFGENGYLAVLGSDGRVLVSPTAPASEGRSLTEIGSAPERAVVQSIIKTAGAGGGLIRYDWPKPGNTLATPKLSYVSPPNEWGWIVVAGIYLDEMAEGMAKRQAELQASVRTRIITTVTILVAALGAASLLSWLLIRGMRRIVGGYRTDVSRRDLMLRERGRELYLANFFVDHVSELVILADAERRITYVNPFGCEVLGAPVDTLVGQPAALLDPFRPDMDAEADARFETPFTTAGGRTLTLEVTASAVQYEGQQYYCAIARDVTARRQVEWQLSLSAKVFDNASEGMIITDAQNRIVAVNDAFSDITGYTRTDVLGKDPRILASGRHGAEFYGALWADLKAAGHWTGEIWNKRKNGELFPEWLSIQLVRNGQGEVVNHIAAFTDISETREQQERIRHLAQYDFLTDLPNRFLLRDRLERAILSAQRSGRKVAVMFLDLDRFKTINDSLGHVVGDSLLQAVAQRLTASVRASDTVSRQGGDEFVVLVTDMERAEAAAGVAANLLSSLSTPYHLDGHELLITPSIGIAVYPDDGTGIDALLKNADMAMYAAKEGGRATYRFFTPELNQRATERLWVENNLRRAIERGEMELHFQPQLSMDGTRLLGCEALVRWRQPDGRLIPPGQFIPVAEETGLIVALGDWVLEEACRAAASLRQRLGPLIMAVNLSAVQLHRADIGRRVEELLKRYGLPPGALELEVTESVLMDDADEVVRALERFRAIGVPLAIDDFGTGYSSLSYLKRFHADKLKIDRSFVQGLGCGGDSAAIAEAIVAMAHSLGMDTLAEGVETEEQRAHLHRLGCGQVQGFLFGRPMPYDAFVTAMAGRPVGMAA
- the radC gene encoding RadC family protein; this translates as MASRSARSTPAAGEEDATLPGLSDAGGTAITAEAEAPPHYVDHRDRLRTRFLAAGPDALQDYELLEMILFPVSPRRDVKPLAKALLKEFGSLWAVLMAPPEKLRGFAAGGVGLTTDRGIAVVRAVGAAALRAMRQEVMNRPVLASWQAVLDYCTAAMAHEATEQFRLLFLDRKNVLIADEVQQRGTVDHTPVYPREVVRRALDLGASSLILVHNHPSGDPTPSRADIEMTREINRAAEALGIVIHDHIVIGKGKHASFKALHLL
- a CDS encoding sensor domain-containing protein, with product MRALAGGEDTLTSVLSALPPITGAVRLLDILEGTPIPTFVIDCNHRVTHWNRACEAIIGISAAEMVGTNRQWQAFYPEPRPVMADLIVDGITDEMVARLYTGRWRQSPLIPGGYEAEGYFEHFPGGARWLSFTAAPLFDADGALIGAIETLQDISASKEAELRQREHAAERTLAQIVENSPVPTFVIDADHRIIHWNHACERVTGHAAETLVGTRRAWRGFYDHERPVLADLVLDGAGEGEIARHYPRTFHRSAVIDGGYEAEDFFPLCPGGGRWLSFTAAPLRDTEGTVIGAIETMQDITERRRAEEAMRLYKRAVESTNNGIIITDANAADHPVVYANPAFERMTGYPALETLGRNPRFLLGGDREQMELEGVKAALRQRRAGSGILRNYRKDGTLFWNELYLSPVRGEQGEVTHFVSVMTDITDRKRYEEELEHQANHDALTGLANRNLLTDRLNHALACAQRYSGSLAVLFIDLDNFKTINDTLGHAAGDQLVQHAAQRLVHCLRDVDTVARLGGDEFVAVIHDPVEEGDVIQVMRRINETMARPFRLDAAELHVTCSIGAALYPRDGADAGTLLQHADAAMYRAKELGRGTFQFFTREINERVSERLAIERELYGAIARNEMAVHYQPQLCVKTGAIVGAEALLRWTNPRLGSISPAKFIPVAEDSGLILTIGRWVLETACRDGRRWSAAGWRDARLSVNLSARQFRQSDLYQSIDTLIRSAGAAGEESGVGALILELELTESMVMQNPESAVATMQALKGIGLRLALDDFGTGYSSLSHLRHFPLDILKVDQSFVRDITAHADGEALAAAVISIGHALGKKVVAEGVETPEQLDFLRTHGCDEYQGWLFSPAVTSDRFLELLRQKGQLTADGPEPG